The following coding sequences lie in one Maribacter forsetii DSM 18668 genomic window:
- a CDS encoding RagB/SusD family nutrient uptake outer membrane protein gives MKKIIYIIVPCLMVFFTSCEDDFIDLDPPASITDQVYYTEAEHFLTGSNQFYLDLMTWRFDQGVYADHGSDLVGYTEDSDMQIYSRGDTRAPESDGYYSAPYSAIRDMNLLLQRAEAYEGEESIVPYVAATKFHRAYQYFNLVQRFGGVPLVTRPLDVGDEELSAPRSSRYQVVAQILADLDDAIAGLPTEQQIASEDKGKISKWAAMAFKADVLLHEATWMKNVGTTTDGDGTGVGAGSEGFNASNITTYLQEVVTLTKTVMDQGGFELWDYNDELNNLSSNFLFNLEDGGSNPAGLDKATNKEFIFYNKYDFTFRQAGDLLSHVYEGRVKPSRKMMDLFLNTDGLPIDQSPLFQGYGNTPDEFQDRDYRMTAYFTYHKNLGEIPQNGDVTLNGTNNFGYFNSKFMSWKWGTDEAYRATKTEAYDMPFIRLAEVYLMYAEALFELNGSLTDAEMDESINLVKARAGLPAISNSFLASNNMDIETEIRRERTIELYAEGATRFNDLKRWGIAEDELGETIYGAVIEGTVYEDNPELYTPGGYGFGEGVTDTGVGERRALIVQPAATRNFSRDNYLFPIPTSQISLNSNINQNPGY, from the coding sequence ATGAAAAAAATAATATATATAATAGTACCATGCCTAATGGTCTTCTTTACATCTTGTGAAGACGACTTTATAGACCTAGACCCACCTGCATCAATAACAGATCAGGTATACTATACCGAAGCAGAACATTTTCTAACTGGATCTAATCAATTTTACCTAGACCTAATGACTTGGAGGTTTGACCAAGGTGTTTATGCCGATCATGGTTCTGATTTGGTTGGGTATACCGAGGATAGTGACATGCAAATTTATAGTAGAGGTGATACTAGAGCACCAGAATCAGACGGATATTACTCAGCTCCCTATTCTGCAATTAGAGATATGAATCTTTTACTGCAAAGAGCTGAAGCCTACGAAGGTGAAGAAAGCATTGTGCCTTACGTTGCCGCTACAAAATTTCATAGAGCATACCAATATTTTAATTTGGTGCAGCGTTTTGGCGGTGTTCCTTTAGTTACAAGACCATTAGATGTTGGTGATGAAGAGCTAAGCGCGCCTCGTAGTAGTAGATATCAAGTTGTTGCTCAAATTTTGGCAGACTTAGATGACGCCATTGCAGGTTTACCAACTGAACAACAAATTGCTTCAGAAGATAAAGGTAAAATCAGCAAATGGGCTGCTATGGCTTTTAAAGCAGATGTTTTATTACATGAGGCTACTTGGATGAAAAACGTAGGTACAACTACTGATGGTGATGGTACAGGTGTTGGTGCCGGTAGTGAAGGTTTTAATGCTTCTAACATAACAACTTATTTACAGGAAGTGGTGACATTAACTAAGACTGTAATGGACCAAGGTGGTTTTGAACTATGGGATTATAATGATGAGTTAAATAACTTAAGTTCTAATTTCTTATTCAACCTAGAAGATGGTGGTTCTAACCCTGCAGGATTAGATAAAGCTACCAACAAAGAATTTATTTTCTATAACAAGTATGATTTTACTTTTAGACAAGCTGGCGATTTACTTAGCCACGTTTATGAAGGTAGAGTTAAGCCTAGTAGAAAAATGATGGATCTATTCTTGAATACCGATGGTTTACCTATTGATCAGTCTCCTTTATTTCAAGGTTATGGAAATACACCCGATGAATTTCAAGATAGAGATTATAGAATGACAGCATATTTCACGTACCACAAGAATCTTGGTGAGATACCACAGAATGGAGATGTAACCTTAAACGGTACAAACAATTTTGGTTACTTCAACTCTAAATTCATGAGTTGGAAATGGGGTACTGACGAAGCTTACAGAGCTACAAAGACAGAAGCTTATGACATGCCTTTTATTCGTTTGGCAGAAGTCTATTTAATGTACGCCGAAGCGTTATTTGAATTAAATGGTAGCCTCACAGATGCTGAAATGGATGAATCAATAAACTTAGTTAAGGCTAGAGCAGGTTTACCTGCAATCTCCAATTCTTTCTTGGCTTCCAATAATATGGATATTGAAACGGAAATTAGAAGAGAACGTACTATTGAGCTTTATGCAGAAGGTGCAACAAGATTCAATGATTTGAAAAGATGGGGTATTGCAGAAGATGAATTGGGAGAAACTATTTATGGTGCCGTTATAGAAGGTACTGTTTATGAAGATAACCCAGAATTATATACACCTGGTGGATATGGTTTTGGAGAAGGAGTTACAGATACAGGAGTTGGTGAAAGAAGAGCTTTAATTGTTCAGCCAGCTGCTACCCGTAATTTCTCTAGAGATAATTATTTATTCCCAATTCCTACATCTCAAATAAGTTTAAATTCTAATATAAACCAGAATCCTGGTTACTAA
- a CDS encoding SusC/RagA family TonB-linked outer membrane protein — translation MIKLIKLSKWKLQTMIPLLVGFVVLCTNNAFAITASNTLSSDVHLLNSEQQLTITGTIVSSDDGMGLPGVAVVVKGTTTGTVTDFDGNYSITVPSSDAILVVSYLGFLKQEIAVGSKNVINVSLEPDTTALDEVVVVGYGTAKKETLTGSVEQVKAEAFEDLAVGSPALALQGRTPGLVVTRTSSRPGDEGVNFLIRGASSINGIEPLIVIDGIPSINSSSFNDMNPNDIESISVLKGGSASVYGSRAAGGVILVTTKKGKGKISVDISTVSRVGTIGIRPPTPTMSQYGQLYAAAAREDIASGKPPRYFFWNDLETVDRIASGFEGYYDLPINGNIWLGNAPRFDEMFGNSYSSQHNISISGGTETSNFRISAGYDNNVGGLKVADDSSDRYNFSMNYGVDISDRLNVNTNITYFNNKFSGPSGGLGREAATWDAPLFPTYNADGQYYANFGGDLITGDRNGVAQVIDGGRENKTVEQFKISALAKYKLTDHLDITGSYAISRQNSEYQSYAVSVPLYSWGGKFSNNINNTTSIQEGTGPDNNDGNITYKNYKATLNYSNQFGDHNLSGLVAIEAEKNDVNEYYIKRNGFVDYGVYDINLGATDQLVTTSGGGTSWGFFGYIGRINYDYKSKYLLELQGRRDGSSRFADGAKWSNYGSVSGGWVISSEEFLQDSNLISFLKLRGGYGELGSTSGIGNFSYLSTVGFGNTVFGETNAGQQATSVASSLFSSSTTWERIVTKEIGVDFRLFNSKVFGSFDLYQKENVGMLVRGIETAVLGTATPFTNIGTLETDGWEAMLGYQGNISDLEFTVSANMSDTRNEITQYDGAQTIFENLNSAEDGQNILNRPINSFFLWETDGYFDSQAEVDAYYASLNEGGILPLQTSNDALRPGDMRVVDSNGDGTLDNEDLTYHGDAAPHYVYGFNFDLKYKNFDLSAFFQGALDHNIYRTGYFAQPFQAEWQNQSNTWLGRTWTEDNRNAEFPRLTTQRGLSAWNYRSKDHILQNNRYMRLKSLIIGYNFRDLNIGNTPINNIRIYFSGNDLFELTSVKDGYDPEFQASSNNSAYPFMRTWALGLKVSL, via the coding sequence ATGATTAAACTAATCAAACTTTCTAAATGGAAATTACAGACCATGATACCATTATTGGTAGGGTTTGTAGTTTTGTGTACGAACAATGCTTTCGCGATTACAGCTAGTAATACTCTATCTAGTGATGTACATTTATTAAACTCAGAACAACAACTTACTATTACAGGTACCATAGTAAGTAGTGATGACGGCATGGGGCTACCTGGTGTTGCCGTTGTAGTAAAAGGAACGACCACAGGTACAGTTACTGATTTTGATGGTAATTACTCAATTACCGTTCCTTCATCAGATGCTATACTCGTAGTTTCTTATTTAGGATTTCTAAAGCAAGAAATTGCCGTTGGTTCAAAAAATGTTATCAACGTATCGCTTGAACCTGATACCACTGCATTAGATGAAGTGGTAGTTGTAGGTTATGGTACTGCCAAAAAAGAAACATTAACCGGTTCTGTTGAACAGGTAAAAGCTGAAGCTTTTGAAGATTTGGCTGTTGGTAGTCCGGCATTGGCACTTCAAGGAAGAACTCCTGGTTTAGTAGTTACGCGTACCTCATCTAGACCTGGTGATGAAGGGGTTAATTTTTTAATTAGAGGTGCTTCTTCTATAAATGGTATAGAACCATTAATTGTAATTGATGGAATTCCTTCTATTAACTCATCATCATTTAATGACATGAACCCCAATGATATTGAAAGTATTAGTGTATTAAAAGGTGGATCTGCATCTGTATATGGTTCTCGAGCTGCCGGTGGTGTTATTCTTGTTACTACTAAAAAAGGTAAAGGAAAAATTTCTGTAGATATCAGTACTGTTTCTAGAGTTGGTACTATAGGTATTCGCCCACCAACACCGACAATGTCACAATACGGACAACTATATGCAGCAGCAGCTCGTGAAGATATTGCTTCTGGAAAGCCGCCAAGATATTTCTTTTGGAACGATCTTGAAACAGTTGACAGAATTGCTTCTGGTTTTGAAGGGTATTATGATTTACCTATTAACGGAAACATTTGGTTGGGTAACGCTCCTAGATTTGATGAAATGTTCGGTAACTCGTATTCTAGCCAACATAATATTAGTATATCTGGTGGTACCGAAACAAGTAACTTTCGTATTTCTGCAGGTTATGACAATAACGTTGGTGGTTTAAAAGTAGCAGATGATAGTTCTGACAGGTATAACTTCTCAATGAACTACGGTGTTGATATAAGTGATAGGTTAAATGTAAATACGAATATTACCTATTTCAACAACAAATTTTCTGGACCATCAGGTGGCTTGGGTAGAGAGGCCGCTACTTGGGATGCTCCACTTTTCCCAACGTATAATGCAGATGGCCAATACTATGCAAATTTTGGTGGTGACTTAATTACAGGTGATAGAAATGGTGTTGCACAAGTTATTGATGGTGGCCGTGAAAACAAAACGGTAGAGCAGTTTAAAATATCTGCTTTAGCGAAATATAAATTAACCGATCACTTAGATATTACAGGCTCTTATGCAATTAGTAGACAAAATAGTGAATATCAATCCTATGCTGTTTCTGTGCCACTTTATAGCTGGGGCGGAAAATTCTCTAACAATATAAATAATACTACCTCTATTCAAGAAGGTACGGGTCCTGACAATAATGATGGTAATATCACCTATAAAAACTACAAAGCAACTTTAAATTATTCAAATCAGTTTGGTGATCACAACCTATCGGGACTTGTGGCTATAGAAGCAGAAAAAAACGATGTTAACGAATATTATATCAAAAGAAACGGGTTTGTCGATTATGGGGTTTACGATATTAACTTAGGAGCTACAGATCAATTGGTAACCACTTCTGGTGGCGGTACTTCATGGGGGTTCTTTGGTTATATAGGCCGTATTAACTATGATTACAAAAGCAAGTACCTATTGGAATTGCAAGGTAGACGAGATGGTTCATCAAGATTTGCCGATGGTGCAAAATGGTCCAATTATGGTAGTGTTTCCGGTGGTTGGGTAATTAGCTCAGAAGAGTTCTTACAAGATAGTAACTTAATTTCATTCTTAAAGTTAAGAGGTGGTTATGGTGAGCTTGGTAGTACTTCGGGTATAGGCAATTTTAGTTATTTGTCTACCGTAGGTTTTGGTAATACCGTATTTGGAGAGACAAATGCAGGCCAACAAGCAACCTCTGTAGCTAGTAGCTTATTTAGTAGTAGCACCACTTGGGAAAGAATTGTAACCAAAGAAATAGGTGTTGACTTTAGACTGTTCAACAGCAAGGTTTTCGGTTCTTTTGATCTTTATCAAAAAGAAAATGTAGGTATGTTAGTTAGAGGTATTGAAACAGCTGTTTTAGGTACCGCAACCCCATTTACAAATATTGGAACATTGGAAACCGATGGTTGGGAAGCTATGCTAGGATACCAAGGAAATATAAGTGATTTAGAATTCACCGTAAGCGCAAACATGAGTGATACCAGAAATGAAATTACCCAATATGATGGTGCTCAAACTATTTTCGAAAACTTGAACTCTGCCGAAGATGGACAGAATATATTAAACAGACCTATAAACTCTTTCTTTTTATGGGAAACCGATGGCTATTTTGATTCTCAAGCTGAAGTTGATGCTTATTACGCTAGTTTAAACGAAGGTGGAATATTACCGCTACAGACATCAAACGATGCTTTAAGACCTGGTGATATGCGCGTTGTTGATTCTAACGGAGATGGCACATTGGACAATGAAGATTTAACTTATCATGGTGATGCTGCACCTCACTATGTTTACGGGTTTAATTTTGACCTAAAGTATAAGAATTTTGACCTGAGCGCATTTTTTCAAGGTGCTCTAGATCATAACATCTATAGAACAGGATATTTTGCACAGCCTTTTCAAGCTGAATGGCAAAATCAGTCTAACACATGGTTAGGTAGAACATGGACAGAAGATAATAGAAATGCAGAATTCCCTAGATTGACTACACAACGTGGTTTATCTGCATGGAACTACAGAAGTAAAGATCACATTCTACAGAATAATAGATATATGAGATTGAAGTCTCTTATTATAGGATACAACTTTAGAGATTTAAATATTGGAAACACACCTATAAACAACATCAGAATCTATTTCTCGGGAAATGATTTATTTGAATTAACAAGTGTTAAGGATGGTTACGATCCTGAATTTCAAGCGAGTTCTAACAACAGTGCATACCCATTTATGCGTACTTGGGCATTAGGTTTAAAAGTATCGCTCTAA
- a CDS encoding hybrid sensor histidine kinase/response regulator transcription factor produces the protein MSYAQFNNFKFENLDTVDGLSSSTCLTIFQDSEGFMWFGTIDGLNKYNGYEFEVYRSILNDQNSISNNRINAIVEGEDGNLWIGTNNGLNYFNKKTNSFLRVDLYKQLSLSNNPRKFINALLFDEEKNALWVATNNGVIKILLEEFNADVSELKFYYYLNDDSNLNSLDNNIVNVILKDQNNEIWLGTNGEYLNRYNAEQDNFDRVLIENTSNYELNHIPKNIFVDADNDFWIGNNLSNIIHWNRSKNSFSHISFTDETDIAIRDMHLDEDGNIWASTDGYGVFILNKTEERIIQNLVNNFSDSFSLPNNKPSKIYEDCNGIYWIGSYDKGVSKLDPSQYAFGHYYYQPGNPDGLNEKIAQSVLADSKDRIWISAYNGGLNLLDQEENTFQHFRHNPKNINSISSDRILYTFESKNRKIWVCTLDGGLNRFDPESYNVKRYLHNESNPNTIGQNSVWSGVEDNDNRIWLGLRTEGLSLFDPVTDKFYNFKNIAGKENGLASNFIFYLFVDSRNRLFVGTSLGLNYIELNQFNERIPETLTFSEIKRSGIEDNLINHISEDHLGNIWLGADTGIYKLDSEFNVLKSYTSKEGLPNNLVVGVQEDDNHNFWITTKSGLSFLNTETDQLKNFNIHDGLQGPEYQSKSIEKTSDGRIIIGGINGFNIFHPDDITLKPSSPLKPKITQFTLNNIPVVVGDTINERILLEDKLEDLDNLKLNYDENYVAFDFLALNFENPERVKYAYKLQGLDNDFETIGTKREVSYANLSPGKYGFEVKASLDGNWEQAKATIVNFEVLSPPWRTWWAYVLYILLGVLVSYLVLRYYTQKVQEAQEHELDQMKLQFFVNVSHEFRTPLTLIMNPVDKILTNYNYNPEEVKSSAISIQRSARRLLHLVNQLLDYRKMDVGMAPLQLEKGNIVKFSEDIFSLFVGLANKKEIEYRFISESEDIVFLFDLDKVEKIITNLISNALKFTNSGGEITFSIKKISQKKSSSKLLFLKKEMTGDFVEITVTDSGIGLDKEQIKNIFSRFYHIDITKSGTGIGLNFTQALVEKHGGEIYVESEYGVGSKFVVRLPLDSKLAPVEVENVKNEFLINSMKSVEYEMYIADDENLILPNLNSESEIEKPTILLVEDNKELRQHLKNDLQDKYKVLQAKNGEEGLEMVKKRYPDLVISDVMMPKMDGFEMCRLLKTEFETCHIPVILLTARSLEIDRVSGYDNGADAYLSKPFVTSVLKSRIRNLIEAKKRLRKRFSEIGGIFPSSEVTTNNMDEVFLDKATKVVLDNVSDEDFKQDDILKELGIGRSQFYRKINTLTGNNPSHFIRTIRLRYAAELLEQKNYSIKEVTHMCGFNSTAYFSKTFRELFNVTPTEYMEGNKGETVEDRK, from the coding sequence TTGTCTTATGCTCAATTCAACAATTTTAAGTTTGAAAACTTAGATACCGTTGATGGATTATCGAGCAGTACTTGCTTAACTATTTTTCAAGACTCAGAAGGTTTTATGTGGTTTGGTACTATTGACGGCCTTAATAAGTATAATGGGTACGAGTTTGAAGTGTACAGGTCAATATTAAATGACCAAAATTCAATTAGTAATAATAGAATTAATGCAATTGTAGAAGGAGAAGACGGTAATTTATGGATAGGAACTAACAATGGCTTAAATTACTTTAATAAGAAAACCAATAGTTTTCTTAGAGTAGATCTGTACAAGCAACTTTCCTTATCTAATAATCCACGTAAATTTATAAATGCTTTACTTTTTGATGAAGAAAAGAATGCCTTGTGGGTAGCTACCAATAATGGTGTCATAAAAATTTTACTTGAAGAGTTTAATGCAGATGTATCTGAATTAAAATTTTATTATTATCTAAATGATGATTCTAATTTAAATTCGTTGGATAATAATATAGTTAATGTAATTCTTAAAGATCAAAACAATGAAATTTGGTTAGGAACCAATGGTGAATATTTAAATAGATATAACGCTGAGCAAGATAATTTTGATCGTGTATTAATAGAGAACACTTCTAACTACGAATTAAACCATATACCTAAGAATATATTTGTTGATGCTGATAATGATTTTTGGATAGGAAACAACCTCTCAAACATTATTCATTGGAATAGGTCTAAAAATAGCTTTTCTCATATATCATTTACAGATGAAACCGATATTGCCATTCGAGATATGCATTTAGATGAAGATGGTAATATTTGGGCATCAACAGATGGTTATGGAGTGTTCATTTTAAATAAGACCGAAGAAAGAATAATTCAGAATTTAGTCAATAATTTTTCCGATTCATTTTCATTGCCTAACAACAAACCATCTAAAATTTATGAAGATTGTAATGGTATTTATTGGATAGGTAGTTACGATAAAGGTGTAAGTAAGTTAGACCCGTCGCAATATGCTTTTGGTCATTATTACTATCAACCTGGCAACCCAGATGGTCTTAACGAGAAAATTGCACAATCTGTTCTGGCAGACTCAAAAGACAGAATTTGGATTAGTGCCTACAATGGCGGGTTAAATCTATTAGATCAAGAAGAAAATACATTTCAACATTTTCGGCATAATCCTAAGAATATCAATAGCATAAGTTCAGATAGAATACTATACACCTTTGAGTCTAAGAATAGGAAAATTTGGGTATGTACTTTAGATGGGGGATTAAATAGATTTGATCCAGAAAGTTATAATGTTAAACGTTATTTGCACAATGAATCTAACCCTAATACCATAGGCCAAAATTCCGTTTGGTCAGGGGTAGAGGATAATGATAATAGAATATGGCTTGGGTTGAGAACAGAAGGTTTAAGTCTTTTTGACCCTGTAACCGATAAGTTCTATAATTTTAAAAATATAGCTGGCAAGGAAAACGGTCTGGCCAGTAACTTTATATTCTATTTATTCGTTGATTCTAGAAATAGGTTATTTGTTGGCACTTCTTTAGGGTTAAATTATATTGAATTAAACCAGTTTAATGAAAGAATACCTGAAACATTGACATTTAGCGAAATTAAAAGATCAGGTATTGAAGACAACCTAATCAATCATATATCTGAAGATCATTTAGGTAATATTTGGTTGGGCGCAGATACTGGTATTTATAAATTAGATTCAGAATTTAATGTCCTTAAGTCATACACCTCAAAAGAAGGTTTACCCAATAATTTGGTGGTTGGTGTACAAGAAGATGATAATCACAACTTTTGGATTACAACAAAAAGCGGACTTTCATTTTTAAATACAGAAACAGATCAATTAAAGAACTTTAATATTCATGACGGGTTGCAAGGGCCCGAATACCAAAGTAAATCTATTGAGAAAACCAGTGATGGTAGAATTATAATAGGAGGCATAAACGGATTTAATATATTTCACCCAGATGATATTACGTTAAAACCTTCATCACCGCTAAAACCTAAGATTACTCAATTTACATTGAATAATATACCCGTAGTTGTTGGTGATACGATTAATGAGAGGATTTTATTAGAGGATAAGTTAGAGGACTTAGATAATTTAAAATTGAACTATGATGAAAATTATGTCGCATTCGATTTTTTGGCACTTAATTTTGAAAACCCGGAAAGGGTAAAATATGCTTATAAATTGCAAGGTCTTGATAACGATTTTGAAACCATTGGTACTAAAAGAGAGGTTAGCTATGCTAATCTAAGTCCGGGTAAATATGGCTTTGAGGTGAAGGCATCTTTAGATGGCAATTGGGAGCAAGCTAAGGCAACAATCGTTAATTTTGAAGTTCTTTCACCACCATGGAGAACCTGGTGGGCTTATGTACTTTATATCTTATTAGGTGTATTGGTTTCGTACTTAGTATTACGTTACTATACCCAAAAAGTTCAAGAAGCCCAAGAGCATGAATTGGATCAGATGAAGTTACAGTTCTTTGTAAATGTATCTCATGAATTTAGAACACCGCTTACTTTGATTATGAATCCGGTAGATAAGATATTAACTAACTATAACTACAACCCAGAAGAAGTAAAATCATCAGCTATTTCTATACAACGTAGTGCACGTAGGTTATTACACTTAGTAAATCAATTGTTAGATTATAGAAAGATGGATGTAGGTATGGCACCACTTCAATTAGAAAAAGGAAACATTGTAAAATTTAGCGAAGATATTTTCTCCCTATTTGTTGGTCTTGCCAATAAGAAAGAGATTGAGTATCGATTTATATCGGAATCTGAGGATATTGTTTTCTTATTTGATTTAGATAAGGTAGAAAAGATCATTACCAATTTAATTTCAAATGCTTTAAAATTCACCAATTCAGGTGGAGAGATAACTTTTTCAATAAAAAAGATATCTCAGAAAAAAAGCTCGTCGAAATTGTTATTCCTTAAAAAGGAAATGACAGGAGACTTCGTTGAAATTACGGTTACTGACTCTGGTATAGGTTTAGATAAGGAACAGATTAAAAATATATTCTCTCGTTTTTATCATATTGATATTACCAAATCTGGTACAGGTATTGGGCTCAACTTTACACAAGCATTGGTTGAAAAACATGGAGGTGAAATTTATGTTGAAAGTGAATATGGGGTAGGGAGTAAGTTTGTTGTCAGGTTACCTTTAGATAGCAAGTTGGCACCAGTAGAAGTTGAGAATGTAAAAAATGAATTCTTGATAAATTCAATGAAGTCTGTAGAATATGAGATGTACATTGCAGATGATGAAAATTTAATATTACCTAATCTAAATTCAGAAAGTGAAATAGAAAAACCTACAATTTTGCTTGTAGAGGATAATAAAGAATTGCGTCAACATTTAAAGAACGATTTGCAGGATAAGTATAAAGTGTTGCAGGCAAAGAATGGCGAAGAAGGATTGGAAATGGTTAAAAAACGCTATCCTGATTTGGTGATAAGTGATGTAATGATGCCTAAGATGGATGGATTTGAAATGTGTAGATTATTGAAAACCGAGTTTGAGACATGCCATATACCGGTAATTCTACTTACGGCAAGAAGTCTAGAGATTGATAGGGTAAGTGGGTATGATAATGGTGCCGATGCCTATTTATCCAAGCCCTTTGTAACAAGTGTTTTAAAATCTAGAATTAGAAATCTTATTGAAGCGAAAAAAAGACTTAGAAAACGTTTTTCTGAAATTGGAGGAATTTTTCCATCGAGTGAAGTCACTACAAATAATATGGATGAAGTATTCCTGGATAAGGCTACTAAGGTAGTGTTAGATAATGTAAGTGATGAAGATTTTAAGCAAGATGATATTTTAAAAGAATTAGGTATTGGTCGATCTCAATTCTACCGTAAAATAAATACATTGACGGGGAATAACCCTAGTCATTTTATACGAACAATTAGACTTAGATATGCAGCTGAGTTATTGGAACAAAAGAACTATTCTATCAAAGAAGTAACGCATATGTGCGGTTTTAATTCAACAGCGTATTTCAGTAAAACCTTTAGAGAATTGTTCAATGTTACGCCTACAGAATATATGGAAGGAAATAAAGGTGAAACAGTTGAGGATAGAAAGTAA
- a CDS encoding glycoside hydrolase family 88 protein — protein sequence MNRLFLLLFVLTLTNCSDQKETSVVTTEKILSQNVEKTKATLKVLTPDQGFARNIPKGQTNWELVGAKDWCSGFWPGVIWYAYEASGDEELRKQAEKFTAPLKSIAYTPAENHDIGFMLYTSYGNGYRLTENEEYKNVLLAAADTLATLYNPNVGSILSWPSQTQFRHNTIIDNMMNLELLFWAAKNGGTQDLYNVAESHALVTMKNLVRKDSAIYHVGSFDETTGEFLKGQTHQGFGDESMWARGQAWGIYGFSVAYRETHRKEFLDTAIKVSEHYLDRLPEDGIPYWDFDDVKIPDAPKDASAAAIAACGLLELSKFVPSKEQSENYIAAARTMINLLSESPYYSGETNQALLLHSTGHLPHDSEIDMPIIYADYYYMEALLRLKKMDDAKKKELAKS from the coding sequence ATGAATCGATTATTCCTATTACTTTTCGTCTTAACGCTAACTAATTGTTCCGATCAAAAGGAGACTAGTGTCGTTACTACAGAAAAGATATTATCACAGAATGTAGAAAAAACAAAAGCAACACTTAAGGTATTGACTCCCGATCAAGGGTTTGCTAGAAATATTCCTAAGGGTCAAACTAATTGGGAATTAGTAGGGGCAAAAGATTGGTGCAGCGGATTTTGGCCTGGTGTTATTTGGTATGCTTATGAAGCTTCTGGAGACGAAGAACTTCGTAAACAAGCAGAGAAATTTACGGCACCACTTAAAAGTATCGCCTACACTCCTGCAGAAAACCATGACATAGGGTTCATGTTATATACCAGCTATGGTAATGGGTATAGGTTGACCGAAAATGAAGAATATAAGAATGTATTATTGGCAGCAGCAGATACTTTGGCAACACTTTACAATCCTAATGTAGGTTCCATATTGTCTTGGCCATCGCAAACTCAGTTTAGACACAATACTATTATAGATAATATGATGAACCTAGAACTTTTGTTTTGGGCGGCAAAGAATGGCGGTACACAAGACCTTTATAATGTAGCTGAAAGCCATGCTTTGGTAACTATGAAGAATCTAGTAAGAAAAGACAGTGCCATATATCATGTAGGTTCTTTTGATGAAACAACGGGCGAATTTTTAAAAGGTCAAACACACCAGGGCTTTGGCGATGAATCTATGTGGGCTAGAGGTCAAGCTTGGGGAATTTATGGGTTTAGTGTTGCCTACAGGGAAACCCATAGAAAAGAGTTTTTAGATACGGCTATAAAAGTTTCTGAGCATTATTTGGACAGATTGCCGGAAGACGGAATACCATATTGGGATTTTGATGATGTAAAAATACCTGATGCGCCTAAAGATGCTTCGGCAGCTGCTATTGCTGCATGCGGATTATTGGAGTTGTCAAAATTTGTACCTAGTAAAGAACAATCTGAAAATTATATAGCGGCAGCTAGAACAATGATTAACCTATTGTCAGAATCTCCATATTATAGCGGTGAAACTAACCAAGCACTTTTATTACATTCTACGGGTCATTTACCACATGATTCTGAGATAGATATGCCAATAATTTATGCCGATTACTATTATATGGAAGCTTTGCTACGGTTAAAGAAAATGGATGATGCAAAAAAAAAGGAATTGGCTAAGTCTTAA